The DNA window CTGGTTGCAATCGGAAATTATCCCGAGACTTACAAGCCTGTATTGTCTCAAGGCTCAGGCAATGATATGTATATACGCTTTATTATGGAAGTTGAGAATGTAGATTCAGTTCAGCTCAAGATAGATCCTGCAATTGTTTTGGCGAGTAGGAAATATGTAGATGATGAGATAACAGCTCACGATACAAGCTCAACATCTCATGCAGATATAAGAACAGAAATAGATAACATAAAAAATGGAAATACAACTGTTGGAAATGCAGATAAACTGGATGGATTAAACAGTGTAAATTTCATTAAAGCTCTTTTTCACGCAGGAGCAGTGGCAAATACTGATTTAAACAGTCTTGTTGAGGCACAAACTGTATATTGCGATACTACAAACACAAATTTGCCAAGTTCCTATGCTGGGTATCTCCTTGTTTTTGGAAACGGCTCAAACAGAATTGGACAATTATTCCTGTCACAAGATGGAAATCTATATTTCCGAAGATCGGACGATGGGGTTAACTGGAGCCCGTGGGGGAAGGTGTGGTTCAATGGAAATGACGGCGTCAACTCTGGACTTGATGCTGACCTTCTCCGTGGGCTACCTGCTGATTTTGGAAGTTCTTTGGCAAGCAGTGGGTATCAAAAATTACCAAGTGGGCTTATTATTCAATGGGGAATAGTTCCGAGAGGTAGCAACGATGGTACTATCAGCGTTGCTTTTCCAATAGCATTTCCCAACTCTGTTTTTGGTGTCGGAGTATCAGCAAACTCTATAGGTTTAACCGACGCCAGAATTTCCAGAGTACACAATGTGTCTTTAACTGGCTTTGATTCGGTTGTTGATTATTTTAACACCGCCAGAGACGCGGGCTATTCTGAGTTTTGGGTAGCAATAGGCTACTAAGGAGGAAAACTATGGGACAAAAATATGCGATTTTTGACAATCAAGGATTTCCAAGGGCTTTTTATGATAGTGATATACACTCCAACATTCCTGATAATGCTATTAAAATCACAGAGGAACAATGGCTTGAATTTATAGAAAACCAAGGTAAAAGAATTTGGAATTTTGAAACAAGTCAAGTAGAAGTTTATATTTCGCCGCCTCCTCCACTGGATAAAGCGAAAACTCAAAAACAAAAAGAACTTATAAATCTTGAAAAACAAAGGGTAAATCAAATACTGAATCAATACGAATACCTCTCTCTTGCAGATGTTCAGCTATACGCAAATCAGAATGACACTGAAGCTCAAAGTATTCTTTCTTGGTATCAAACATATGATGACCTAATCTGGCAATATATAGACAACGACCTTGCAGCATTTACGAGTGTAGATGAGCTACTTGCAATAGACATGAAAAACATTGAAGAGCAGATATTCAATCAAGCTGTTCAAACAGCACCACTGCCGTGAGGTAAAGAAAATGGCAAGTAGAAAATTAGAAGATTTACACCCAATAACACAACAAAAAGCAAGGGAGTTTCTGAAATCAGCAGAGGAGCAAGGCATACAAATTTTAATCTACTGCACCTACAGAAGCCCAGAAGAGCAGGAGGTTTTATATATGCAAGGCAGACTTGAGCAATTTGGAATAACACTTGAAGAGCTAAATGAGAAAAGATTAAAAATAGGCTTATGGAAGCTAACAGAAAAAGAAGCAAAAAGAAAAGTTACTAATGCCAGAGCTTGGCAATCTTTTCATCAATATGGATTTGCCTTTGACTGCGTTCCCTTGTCTGCAGGAAAACCAGACTGGAACAACAAAGAAGCCTATCAGACACTCGGACAGATA is part of the Persephonella hydrogeniphila genome and encodes:
- a CDS encoding gp53-like domain-containing protein, coding for LVAIGNYPETYKPVLSQGSGNDMYIRFIMEVENVDSVQLKIDPAIVLASRKYVDDEITAHDTSSTSHADIRTEIDNIKNGNTTVGNADKLDGLNSVNFIKALFHAGAVANTDLNSLVEAQTVYCDTTNTNLPSSYAGYLLVFGNGSNRIGQLFLSQDGNLYFRRSDDGVNWSPWGKVWFNGNDGVNSGLDADLLRGLPADFGSSLASSGYQKLPSGLIIQWGIVPRGSNDGTISVAFPIAFPNSVFGVGVSANSIGLTDARISRVHNVSLTGFDSVVDYFNTARDAGYSEFWVAIGY
- a CDS encoding M15 family metallopeptidase, which produces MASRKLEDLHPITQQKAREFLKSAEEQGIQILIYCTYRSPEEQEVLYMQGRLEQFGITLEELNEKRLKIGLWKLTEKEAKRKVTNARAWQSFHQYGFAFDCVPLSAGKPDWNNKEAYQTLGQIAKEVGLEWAGEWKRFREMPHFQDTDTYTKIVKRGK